From one Candidatus Glassbacteria bacterium genomic stretch:
- the asnB gene encoding asparagine synthase (glutamine-hydrolyzing), translating into MCGIAGIADSSGVPIEQQLLGAMASAIVHRGPDDDGFYRNPAAEGTGDGGASAGLAFRRLSIIDVAGGRQPLASEDGSIKLVFNGEIYNYLQLTEQLEAAGHRFATRSDAETVIHLYESHGIDGACRRLRGMFAFALWDQNRGELHLARDRAGKKPLVYHRAGGRISFSSELASLLTDRRIERRIDWSAISHFLTFMCVPAPLTAFDGVCKLPPAHWLSWRDGRIQTGRYWELSYGPKLNISREEACEAIREKLLEATSLRLMSEVPLGAFLSGGIDSSAVVAAMSRAGGGRVKTFSIGFEEKKFNELPYARMVARAYDTEHEEFIVQPKALEVLPLLVRHYGEPYADSSAIPTFYLSRMTRRHVTVALNGDGGDESFTGYRRHYAMHMADLFHSLPSPVRKLGSGVLGLVCPRAHERTSLAAGLRRFAEAANLPRTERYARFIGFFSEDSKRELLSATALDAAGSTNSVELLRPLFEQARELDGSEAAAFVDTMFYLPNDLLVKVDIATMANGLEGRSPLLDHELMELAARLPAAYKLRGRKLKAILKEAVSPWLPPEVLSRRKWGFAVPIGSWFRGELREFVADHLLGDSFANRGFFNPEKVQALLEQHWEGRRDRGHHLWILLMFELWLREFFDGQDG; encoded by the coding sequence ATGTGCGGGATAGCCGGAATCGCCGACAGCAGCGGAGTGCCGATCGAGCAGCAACTGCTGGGTGCAATGGCCTCCGCGATTGTCCATCGCGGACCGGACGATGACGGTTTTTACCGTAACCCGGCCGCCGAAGGTACGGGTGACGGCGGAGCTTCGGCCGGCCTGGCGTTCCGTCGTCTGAGCATTATCGATGTTGCCGGCGGCCGGCAGCCGCTCGCCAGCGAAGACGGTTCGATCAAGCTCGTGTTCAACGGCGAGATTTATAACTACCTCCAGCTTACAGAACAACTCGAGGCCGCCGGCCACCGCTTCGCCACCCGCTCTGACGCCGAGACGGTTATCCACCTCTACGAGAGCCACGGGATCGACGGGGCCTGCCGCAGGTTGCGCGGGATGTTCGCCTTCGCGCTCTGGGACCAGAACCGGGGCGAGCTGCACCTGGCCCGCGACCGGGCGGGCAAGAAGCCGCTGGTTTATCATCGGGCCGGCGGCAGGATATCGTTTTCCAGCGAGCTGGCCTCCCTGCTGACCGACCGGCGGATCGAAAGACGGATCGACTGGAGCGCGATTTCCCATTTCCTGACTTTCATGTGCGTACCGGCTCCGCTGACCGCGTTCGATGGCGTATGCAAGCTGCCGCCCGCCCACTGGCTCAGCTGGCGCGACGGCCGGATCCAGACAGGCCGCTACTGGGAACTCTCCTACGGTCCCAAGCTGAATATCAGCCGCGAGGAGGCCTGCGAGGCAATCCGCGAGAAACTACTGGAGGCCACCAGTCTGCGGCTGATGAGCGAGGTGCCGCTGGGCGCCTTTCTCAGCGGGGGGATAGACTCCAGCGCCGTGGTGGCGGCCATGAGCCGGGCCGGCGGTGGACGGGTTAAAACGTTCAGCATCGGCTTCGAGGAGAAGAAGTTCAACGAGCTGCCGTACGCGCGGATGGTGGCACGGGCCTACGACACCGAGCATGAGGAGTTTATCGTCCAGCCGAAAGCCCTGGAGGTGCTGCCGCTGCTGGTCAGACACTACGGCGAGCCGTACGCGGACAGCTCGGCGATCCCGACATTCTACCTCTCGCGAATGACCCGCCGTCACGTGACCGTGGCTCTCAACGGCGATGGCGGAGACGAGTCGTTCACCGGTTACCGCAGGCACTACGCCATGCACATGGCCGACCTGTTCCACTCTCTGCCCTCTCCTGTCAGAAAACTGGGCAGCGGCGTGCTGGGGCTGGTCTGCCCCAGGGCGCACGAACGCACGAGTCTGGCCGCCGGCCTGCGACGGTTCGCCGAGGCCGCCAACCTGCCGCGCACAGAGCGTTACGCCCGCTTTATCGGGTTTTTCTCCGAGGACAGTAAACGGGAGCTGCTTAGCGCCACGGCGCTGGATGCCGCGGGAAGCACAAATTCGGTTGAGCTGCTGCGCCCCCTGTTCGAGCAGGCGCGGGAGCTTGACGGTTCCGAGGCGGCCGCGTTTGTCGACACCATGTTCTACCTGCCCAACGACTTGCTGGTCAAGGTGGATATCGCCACGATGGCCAACGGCCTCGAAGGCCGCAGCCCGCTGCTGGACCACGAACTGATGGAACTGGCCGCCCGCCTGCCGGCCGCCTACAAACTGCGGGGCCGCAAGCTGAAAGCGATCCTCAAGGAAGCGGTCAGCCCCTGGCTGCCGCCGGAAGTGCTGTCCAGGCGCAAGTGGGGGTTCGCCGTACCGATCGGGAGCTGGTTCCGCGGCGAGCTGCGCGAGTTCGTTGCCGACCATCTGCTGGGCGATTCTTTCGCCAATCGCGGATTTTTCAACCCGGAGAAAGTCCAGGCGCTGCTGGAGCAGCACTGGGAGGGGCGCCGCGACCGTGGCCACCACCTGTGGATCCTGCTGATGTTCGAGTTGTGGCTGAGGGAATTTTTCGACGGGCAGGACGGATGA
- a CDS encoding N-acetyltransferase produces the protein MSDDSKKYFAHETACIDDGAVIGEGTKIWHFSHVMGGARLGRDCSLGQNVVVHSTAIVGDGVKIQNNVSLYDGVILEDYVFCGPSMVFTNVVNPRSHTPRKDEYKQTLVKQGTTIGANATVVCGNTIGVHAFVGAASLVTRDVPDHALVFGVPARLQGWMCTCGVRLELGIDPEGAEETVCAACGRSFSRKGRVVRKQPTREAGE, from the coding sequence ATGAGCGACGATTCAAAAAAATATTTCGCCCACGAAACCGCCTGTATCGATGATGGGGCGGTGATCGGCGAGGGAACCAAGATCTGGCACTTCAGCCATGTCATGGGCGGAGCGCGGCTTGGCCGGGACTGCAGCCTGGGCCAGAACGTGGTGGTTCATTCGACCGCGATTGTGGGCGATGGGGTGAAAATCCAGAATAACGTATCGCTTTACGACGGCGTAATTCTGGAGGACTATGTGTTCTGCGGCCCGTCGATGGTGTTCACCAACGTGGTCAACCCCCGCAGCCACACGCCGCGCAAGGACGAGTACAAGCAGACCCTGGTCAAACAGGGCACCACTATCGGGGCCAACGCCACCGTGGTCTGCGGCAACACGATCGGCGTCCACGCGTTCGTGGGCGCGGCCTCGCTGGTCACCCGCGATGTTCCCGACCATGCGTTGGTTTTCGGTGTTCCGGCCAGACTCCAAGGCTGGATGTGCACCTGCGGCGTGCGCCTGGAACTGGGAATCGATCCCGAAGGCGCCGAAGAGACCGTCTGCGCTGCTTGCGGACGGAGCTTTTCCCGCAAGGGTCGCGTAGTCCGCAAACAGCCCACGCGGGAAGCCGGGGAATAA
- a CDS encoding UDP-N-acetylglucosamine 2-epimerase (non-hydrolyzing) yields the protein MKIAPLAAEIAKYPDRFEFALVHTGQHYDNLMNDVFFSELGIPEPDVHLGVGSGSQAEQTARIMLEFEKVASGIAPHVVVVVGDVNSTIAAALVAAKLGIAVAHVEAGLRSRDRRMPEEINRVVTDALADILYTPSRLADRNLLDEGVAKEKISLVGNIMIDSLIGFLEPAGKRKVAAELGLPADGYGLVTLHRPANVDNREILAEIVAALVEVSRSLPLVFPVHPRTVKMLAESGLDSALQNAEGISLIEPLGYLDFLCLMKSARLAISDSGGVQEETTYLGIPCITLRENTERPETILEGTNTLAGHNRELIVRLASDAAEGRGKTGGNLEFWDGKVAGRIVDDLEQRRAWLMTPHDQRVDRAAIQLDAFNPVSGKNQ from the coding sequence ATGAAAATAGCGCCGCTGGCCGCGGAAATAGCAAAATACCCGGACCGGTTCGAGTTCGCGCTGGTACATACCGGGCAACATTACGACAACCTGATGAACGACGTGTTTTTCAGCGAACTGGGTATCCCCGAGCCGGACGTCCACCTGGGTGTCGGTTCCGGCAGCCAGGCCGAACAGACCGCCAGGATCATGCTGGAGTTCGAGAAAGTGGCCTCCGGGATCGCTCCCCACGTGGTGGTGGTGGTCGGCGATGTCAACTCCACGATCGCCGCCGCGCTGGTGGCCGCCAAGCTTGGTATCGCCGTGGCCCATGTGGAAGCCGGCCTTCGCAGCCGGGACCGCCGCATGCCCGAGGAGATCAACCGGGTTGTCACCGATGCGCTCGCCGATATCCTCTACACGCCCAGCCGCCTGGCCGACAGGAACCTGCTTGACGAGGGCGTGGCGAAGGAGAAAATCAGCCTCGTGGGCAACATCATGATCGACTCGCTGATCGGTTTCCTGGAACCGGCCGGCAAGCGCAAGGTGGCGGCTGAACTCGGCCTGCCCGCCGATGGCTACGGGCTGGTGACGCTGCACCGGCCCGCCAATGTCGATAACCGGGAGATTCTGGCGGAAATTGTCGCTGCGCTGGTCGAGGTCAGCCGCAGCCTGCCGCTGGTGTTCCCGGTCCACCCCCGCACGGTCAAGATGCTGGCGGAATCCGGACTGGATTCGGCGTTGCAGAACGCCGAGGGCATCAGCCTGATCGAACCCCTGGGTTACCTGGACTTCCTCTGCCTGATGAAATCCGCCCGGCTGGCGATCAGCGATTCAGGCGGGGTCCAGGAGGAAACCACTTACCTCGGAATACCATGTATCACCCTGCGCGAGAACACCGAGCGGCCCGAAACGATCCTGGAGGGCACGAACACGCTGGCCGGCCACAACCGCGAGTTGATTGTCCGCCTGGCGAGCGATGCGGCCGAGGGCCGGGGCAAGACCGGAGGTAACCTGGAGTTCTGGGACGGCAAGGTCGCCGGGCGGATAGTCGATGATCTGGAGCAGCGCCGCGCCTGGCTGATGACCCCGCATGACCAACGGGTGGACCGGGCCGCGATTCAGCTCGACGCTTTCAACCCTGTGTCCGGAAAAAATCAATGA
- a CDS encoding sulfatase-like hydrolase/transferase, with the protein MRNLPLLLALLIVSATGLLAATAERPNIILLTVDSFRPDRLGCYGCARAVTPNIDKLASRGVTFTNAFSTASWTNASLVSLLTGLYPGVHGVQRRGQSVPPGLTTPTEQLREAGWLVPQVNYMFPMPNYLNLGFTPNRRLHLPEFLAEYADTTFLAWYHYHGPHLPYNPPDKWLRTFLPGGVDTSAVTGITSSVVMPFGETEFSAEQIRIINALYDAEVAAQDEELGEVIAVLDSLELFDSSIVVLTADHGEELFDHGWVGHASTSLEGTLFDEVVRIPLIICLPGGGSAGRRYDGLVQTVDLIPTLFACLGLEPAAPVQGKSLLDVLRGADGPVRDHLFFETSTCGYQCPDSVELTWLRGVRTERWKLIQRREPAAEPTYQLYDLRSDPSEQTDVANDRPQELVRLKGLLAADIFANLAALGQVEKQLAQTGAGSRIAPSEAVEVLFPAESDSLAHGDDSGTITVRWSGPPQAAYRIDYEVGSGRYHLTGSFIVEGNSQSYGPFTRMFWRAFPQYNPWRFRVVPVGKPSLASPWRTFAFR; encoded by the coding sequence TTGCGCAACTTGCCGTTATTGCTCGCGCTGCTGATTGTATCAGCTACGGGGCTGCTCGCCGCCACCGCCGAACGGCCGAATATCATCCTGCTCACGGTGGACAGTTTCCGCCCCGACCGCCTGGGCTGCTACGGCTGCGCGCGCGCGGTGACGCCCAATATCGACAAGCTGGCAAGCCGGGGAGTAACGTTCACCAACGCGTTCAGCACGGCGAGCTGGACCAACGCCTCGCTGGTCAGCCTGCTGACCGGGCTCTATCCCGGAGTTCACGGAGTTCAGCGGCGGGGCCAGAGTGTGCCGCCGGGGCTGACCACACCGACCGAGCAGCTGCGCGAGGCCGGCTGGCTGGTGCCTCAGGTGAACTACATGTTCCCGATGCCCAACTACCTGAATCTCGGGTTCACCCCCAACAGGCGCCTTCACCTGCCCGAGTTCCTGGCCGAGTACGCGGACACGACTTTTCTGGCCTGGTATCACTACCACGGGCCGCACCTGCCCTACAACCCGCCGGATAAATGGCTGAGGACATTCCTGCCCGGCGGCGTGGACACCTCGGCCGTGACCGGGATCACCAGCAGCGTGGTGATGCCGTTCGGGGAAACTGAGTTCAGTGCCGAGCAGATCCGGATAATCAACGCGCTGTACGATGCCGAGGTGGCCGCCCAGGACGAGGAACTGGGCGAGGTGATCGCGGTGCTCGACAGCCTGGAGCTGTTCGACAGTTCGATCGTGGTCCTGACCGCCGACCACGGCGAGGAACTGTTCGACCACGGCTGGGTGGGCCACGCTTCCACCAGCCTCGAAGGCACTCTGTTCGACGAAGTGGTGCGGATTCCGCTGATTATCTGCCTGCCCGGCGGCGGGAGTGCCGGCAGGCGTTACGACGGGCTGGTGCAGACGGTGGACCTGATACCCACCCTGTTCGCCTGTCTCGGGCTCGAACCGGCCGCTCCGGTGCAGGGAAAGTCATTGCTCGATGTGCTCAGGGGCGCGGACGGCCCGGTACGCGATCACCTGTTTTTCGAGACCAGCACCTGCGGCTACCAGTGCCCGGACAGCGTGGAACTGACCTGGCTGCGGGGTGTGCGGACTGAACGCTGGAAGCTGATCCAGCGCCGCGAACCGGCTGCGGAACCAACCTACCAACTCTACGACCTGCGCAGCGACCCGTCCGAGCAAACCGATGTGGCCAACGACCGCCCGCAGGAGCTGGTCAGGCTCAAGGGTCTGCTGGCCGCCGACATATTCGCCAACCTGGCGGCGCTGGGGCAGGTGGAGAAGCAGCTTGCCCAAACCGGCGCCGGCAGCCGGATTGCACCCTCCGAAGCGGTGGAGGTGCTGTTCCCGGCTGAAAGCGATAGCCTGGCCCACGGGGATGACAGCGGGACGATCACGGTCCGCTGGAGCGGTCCGCCGCAGGCCGCCTACAGGATCGACTACGAGGTCGGGTCCGGCAGGTACCACCTGACCGGCTCGTTTATTGTCGAGGGCAATTCGCAGAGCTACGGTCCGTTCACCAGGATGTTCTGGCGGGCCTTCCCGCAGTACAACCCTTGGCGCTTCCGGGTGGTCCCGGTGGGGAAACCTTCTCTGGCCAGCCCGTGGCGGACATTCGCGTTCCGTTGA